One segment of Manduca sexta isolate Smith_Timp_Sample1 chromosome 27, JHU_Msex_v1.0, whole genome shotgun sequence DNA contains the following:
- the LOC115439944 gene encoding serine/threonine-protein kinase PRP4 homolog: MERQLHMSEQTPTSSDKNEEEAKKKKKSRKHKKHKGSTESGEIKSHHKKHKKHKKSKHKDIKSDSDTDVEELIKAERKRKIKQNDRDHKDPPAKSPTKPIATVLPLSLLEKKNGSSKSHSQILETLEISSSDSGEENYQEDCASPELILIDEHLDLEELMREKELLEARLEAYESDKSDDQLCLTIKPRSVEVLSVDDTTSPTSKKHKKHKHHAHRRCSKHKVSQGRSPEKEKLWSKRQKEDLRDTINRESRREQQKRQEEKDYRDKKERERRNEIRERDRERDMPKERDRDRDRERDCDRNRERDRQRDRERDRERDRERDRERDRERDRERDRERDRERDRGRDRERNREKNRDRDRDRSRDRDYDRVKERERHKEKDQDRDCISPNHNRRESKPSKCRKKLRERSRRDRKPSDRERHTRESSPERHNDLDAPGHSWDQHYFQRTPSAEPMPQEVPSSSEELSIEINSDNEETEEQIIERRRKERELLIKRIGVKIAPTKSDPREKNETTTQASPKSDTPEIPASKKADFNEKQAEAQSKMDTEGDAEEANNSGKEINSVNISGWDMFAEQDSFGGAAALTPGSSRNRFTSDNPSLTDNWDDADGYYRVRVGETLDTRYSVYGYTGQGVFSNVVRARDLLQESADVAVKIIRNNDIMHKTGLRELEILKRLNEADPNDKFHCLRLFRHFFHKRHLCMVLEPLSMNLREVLKKYGKKSGIHIKAVRSYTQQILLALKLLKKTGILHADIKPDNILVNESKLMLKLCDFGSASHVAESEITPYLVSRFYRAPEIILGVSYDHGIDMWSTACTIYELSTSKIMFRGKSNNEMLKYFMDLKGKLPNKIVKKGLFKDHHFDANYNFLYQEVDKITERVKVLVMPSIRAKRDLQAELAPAHHRLPVPEAKKMTQLKDLLERMLMLDPARRASVNHCLSHPFIQEKI; encoded by the exons ATGGAGAGGCA GCTTCATATGTCTGAACAAACACCTACGTCCAGCGATAAAAATGAAGAAgaagcaaaaaagaaaaagaaaagcaGGAAACACAAAAAACATAAGGGATCAACAGAATCTGGTGAGATAAAAAGTCATCACAAAAAGCATAAAAAGcacaaaaaatctaaacataaagatattaaatCTGATAGTGACACAGATGTTGAGGAGTTAATAAAAGcggaaagaaaaagaaaaataaaacaaaatgatagAGATCACAAAGATCCACCAGCAAAATCTCCAACTAAACCTATTGCTACCGTTCTTCCACTAAGTTTATTAGAAAAGAAAAACGGTAGTTCGAAATCTCACAGCCAGATTCTCGAAACTTTAGAAATCTCATCATCTGATTCTGGTGAGGAAAACTATCAGGAAGATTGCGCCAGCCCAGAATTGATATTAATAGATGAACATTTAGACCTTGAGGAACTCATGAGGGAGAAAGAACTTCTTGAAGCAAGGTTAGAGGCTTATGAATCTGATAAAAGTGATGATCAGCTGTGCCTGACTATAAAACCTAGAAGTGTTGAAGTATTATCTGTCGATGACACAACATCACCAACTTCTAAAAAACATAagaaacataaacatcacgcacatAGACGGTGCAGTAAACATAAAGTCAGCCAAGGCAGATCCCCAGAGAAGGAGAAACTATGGTCAAAAAGACAGAAGGAGGATCTCCGAGATACTATTAACAGGGAGTCCAGGAGGGAGCAACAGAAGCGACAGGAAGAAAAAGATTACCGTGACAAGAAGGAACGGGAGCGTCGAAACGAAATAAGAGAACGCGATCGGGAAAGAGATATGCCAAAAGAAAGAGATCGCGATCGCGACCGTGAAAGAGACTGCGATCGAAACCGTGAAAGAGATCGCCAAAGAGATCGCGAAAGGGATCGCGAAAGGGATCGCGAAAGGGATCGCGAAAGGGATCGCGAAAGGGATCGCGAAAGGGATCGCGAAAGGGATCGCGAAAGAGATCGTGGAAGAGATCGTGAGCGAAACCGTGAAAAAAATCGTGACCGAGATCGTGATCGGAGCCGAGACAGGGATTACGATAGAGTAAAAGAGCGGGAGAGGCATAAAGAGAAGGATCAAGACAGAGATTGTATTTCTCCCAACCATAACCGACGAGAAAGCAAGCCATCAAAATGTCGCAAGAAATTACGTGAACGAAGCCGGCGAGATAGAAAACCTTCCGATAGAGAACGACATACACGAGAGTCAAGCCCAGAGCGACATAACGACTTAGATGCTCCTGGACATAGCTGGGatcaacattattttcaaagg actcCGTCTGCTGAGCCCATGCCGCAAGAAGTGCCTAGCTCGAGCGAGGAGCTTAGCATTGAAATAAATTCGGATAACGAAGAGACAGAGGAGCAAATCATCGAACGTCGGCGCAAGGAGAGGGAACTGCTAATCAAG agAATAGGCGTTAAGATTGCACCTACAAAATCCGACCCCAGAGAAAAAAACGAGACAACAACCCAAGCCTCACCGAAATCAGATACCCCGGAGATACCGGCGTCAAAAAAAGCAGATTTTAACGAAAAGCAGGCTGAGGCTCAGAGCAAAATGGACACGGAAGGTGACGCGGAAGAAGCCAACAATAGCGGTAAAGAGATAAATAGTGTTAATATTTCCGGCTGGGATATGTTCGCCGAGCAGGACAGCTTCGGTGGCGCAGCA GCATTAACCCCCGGGAGCTCCCGAAACAGGTTCACATCAGATAACCCATCGCTCACCGACAATTGGGACGATGCTGACGGATACTACAg GGTGCGCGTGGGCGAGACGCTGGACACGCGGTACAGCGTTTACGGGTACACAGGGCAGGGCGTGTTCTCCAacgtggtgcgcgcgcgcgaTCTGTTGCAAGAAAGCGCTGATGTCGCCGTCAAGATCATACGCAACAACGATATCAT gcACAAGACCGGACTCCGTGAGCTGGAAATCTTGAAAAGGCTGAACGAGGCGGACCCCAACGACAAGTTCCACTGTCTCCGTTTGTTTAGGCACTTCTTCCACAAGCGACACTTGTGCATGGTGTTGGAGCCGCTGTCGATGAACCTGCGTGAGGTGCTAAAGAAGTACGGGAAGAAAAGCGGCATCCACATCAAGGCAGTCAGGAGCTACACGCAACAGATACTGCTGGCGTTGAAGCTGTTGAAAAAAACCGGGATATTGCATGCTG ATATCAAACCCGACAATATCCTCGTGAACGAGAGCAAGCTGATGCTCAAACTGTGCGACTTCGGTTCCGCGTCTCACGTTGCCGAAAGCGAGATCACGCCGTACCTCGTCTCACGTTTCTATCGAGCCCCGGAGATCATCCTCGGTGTGAGCTATGACCACGGGATCGACATGTGGTCCACGGCTTGCACCATATACGAGCTGTCTACCAGCAAGATTATGTTCAGAGGAAAATCcaataatgaaatgttaaaatatttcatggaTCTGAAAGGGAAGTTGCCAAATAAGATTGTCAAGAAAGGACTATTCAAAGATCATCATTTTGACGCaaattacaatttcttataTCAGGAGGTGGATAAAATTACGGAGAGG GTGAAAGTTTTGGTGATGCCAAGTATTAGAGCGAAGCGCGACCTGCAAGCGGAGCTGGCGCCGGCGCACCACCGCCTGCCCGTGCCCGAGGCCAAGAAGATGACGCAGCTCAAGGACCTGCTGGAGCGCATGCTGATGCTGGACCCTGCCAGGCGAGCCTCCGTCAACCACTGCCTCAGTCACCCCTTCATACAGGAGAAGATATAA